The proteins below come from a single Mycolicibacterium sp. TY81 genomic window:
- a CDS encoding PE-PPE domain-containing protein encodes MSVQKWPTRSPAVRGVPRVFLLLALCCALLVSPATNITSSFVVGLMNTVIGIGGRGDPTSANIPAKLNHTVVPPGYAYLPINYPASIQLSASTTVSGPKVYDAITSRPGEQLIVAGYSEGSLGAEWAKRRLLANGTGPAPSQLSFVMIGSPFAGNGGIFERFPGMNVPFIVNNQGPSAPSPYDTTFYTREYDPYADFPAYFNPLSLANSLLGVMYAHPDAYYDSYIPGTTPAIITVVPDNGAGGTDTYVFIRTPDLPLLVPLRIGAGAIGLTPLVKPLLDAVEPLLRVLVDMGYTDRDNLNPAKKTPFSLFTPLSKIVETLNAIPGALQEGANNFVDDIRAELHLPPLAATPAVTPPVTTLDVSAKKTATLAPVAATVEDKPAAGTKVDDTDTKTDVKTDPKTDVKTDPKADVKSEPAQSPAATPATDTDQKPADATDPEPKSTKPQSDPDTPPVKSTKPKTDPDAPPVKVTKPKKKKNAPTTDADTPKDASKTGPKTGATAGAKDNPKTEPSPAAA; translated from the coding sequence ATGTCAGTGCAGAAGTGGCCAACCAGAAGTCCCGCCGTCCGCGGTGTGCCGCGCGTATTCCTGTTGCTGGCGCTGTGCTGTGCACTGCTCGTGAGTCCGGCCACCAACATCACGTCGAGCTTCGTCGTCGGCCTGATGAACACCGTGATCGGCATCGGTGGCCGGGGCGATCCGACGTCGGCCAACATCCCGGCCAAGCTCAACCACACCGTCGTGCCGCCCGGCTACGCCTACCTGCCCATCAACTACCCGGCGTCGATCCAGCTGTCGGCGAGCACGACGGTCTCCGGGCCGAAGGTGTACGACGCCATCACGTCCCGGCCTGGCGAGCAGCTGATCGTCGCCGGCTATTCGGAAGGCAGTCTGGGCGCCGAGTGGGCCAAACGTCGGCTGCTGGCCAATGGCACCGGCCCCGCGCCATCGCAATTGTCGTTCGTGATGATCGGCTCGCCGTTCGCCGGCAACGGCGGCATCTTCGAGCGGTTCCCCGGCATGAATGTGCCCTTCATCGTCAACAATCAGGGCCCGTCCGCACCGTCGCCCTACGACACCACGTTCTATACGCGTGAGTACGACCCGTACGCCGACTTCCCGGCCTATTTCAATCCACTCTCGTTGGCCAACAGCCTGCTCGGCGTGATGTACGCACACCCCGATGCGTACTACGACTCGTACATCCCCGGCACCACGCCCGCCATCATCACCGTCGTGCCCGACAACGGCGCCGGCGGCACGGACACCTACGTGTTCATCAGGACTCCCGATCTGCCGCTGCTGGTGCCGCTGCGCATCGGCGCCGGAGCCATCGGATTGACACCGTTGGTCAAACCGCTGCTGGACGCTGTCGAGCCGCTGCTGCGGGTGCTGGTCGACATGGGCTACACCGACCGCGACAACCTGAATCCGGCCAAGAAGACACCGTTCTCGTTGTTCACGCCGCTGTCGAAGATCGTCGAGACGCTGAACGCGATACCCGGTGCCCTGCAGGAAGGCGCCAACAACTTCGTCGACGACATCCGGGCCGAACTGCACCTGCCGCCCCTGGCGGCGACACCAGCGGTCACTCCCCCGGTGACCACTCTGGATGTCTCCGCCAAGAAGACCGCGACTCTGGCGCCCGTGGCGGCGACGGTCGAGGACAAGCCCGCGGCGGGCACGAAGGTCGACGACACCGACACCAAGACCGACGTGAAGACCGACCCGAAGACCGACGTCAAGACGGACCCGAAGGCCGACGTCAAGAGCGAGCCGGCGCAATCGCCCGCCGCGACGCCGGCCACCGACACCGATCAGAAGCCGGCCGACGCCACCGACCCTGAACCGAAATCGACCAAGCCGCAGTCAGATCCGGACACGCCACCGGTCAAGTCGACCAAGCCGAAGACCGATCCCGACGCGCCGCCGGTGAAGGTCACCAAGCCGAAGAAAAAGAAGAACGCGCCCACCACGGACGCCGACACCCCCAAAGATGCCTCGAAGACCGGGCCGAAGACGGGTGCCACGGCCGGAGCGAAGGACAACCCCAAGACCGAGCCCAGCCCAGCCGCGGCCTGA
- the tgt gene encoding tRNA guanosine(34) transglycosylase Tgt, whose translation MSQQFFEVTAQLPERRGRAGVIHTPHGDIQTPAFIAVGTAATVKGVLPETMKSLGAQALLSNAYHLYLQPGPDVVDEAGGLGAFMNWPGPTFTDSGGFQVMSLGVGFKKVLAMDTARLQADDIIAEGKERLAHVDEDGVTFRSHLNGDKHRFTPEVSIGIQHQLGADIIFAFDELTTLVNTRAYQERSVERTHRWAVRCLAEHRRLSIERAGKPAQALFGVVQGAQYEDLRRQATKGLVGIVDEDGHGFDGYGIGGALEKQNLATIVGWVTDELPADKPRHLLGISEPDDLFAAIEAGADTFDCVSPSRVARNAAMYSATGRFNITNARFKRDFNPIDAECDCYTCANYTRAYLHHLFKAKEILASTLGTIHNERFIIRLVDQIRAAIIAGEFDELRDHVLGRYYGSR comes from the coding sequence GTGAGTCAGCAGTTCTTCGAAGTCACCGCGCAGCTGCCGGAACGGCGTGGCCGGGCCGGGGTGATCCACACGCCGCACGGTGACATCCAGACCCCGGCGTTCATCGCCGTCGGTACCGCGGCGACGGTCAAGGGCGTTCTGCCGGAGACCATGAAATCACTTGGGGCGCAGGCGCTTCTGTCCAATGCCTACCACCTGTACCTGCAGCCGGGGCCTGATGTGGTGGACGAGGCGGGCGGGCTCGGTGCTTTCATGAACTGGCCCGGGCCGACGTTCACCGACAGCGGCGGCTTTCAGGTGATGTCGCTCGGGGTGGGCTTCAAGAAGGTACTGGCCATGGACACGGCCCGGTTGCAGGCCGACGACATCATCGCCGAGGGAAAAGAGCGGCTGGCCCACGTCGACGAGGACGGGGTGACGTTCCGCTCGCACCTCAACGGTGACAAGCATCGGTTCACGCCCGAGGTGTCGATCGGCATTCAGCATCAGCTGGGCGCCGACATCATCTTCGCCTTCGACGAGTTGACGACCCTGGTGAACACCCGTGCCTATCAAGAACGTTCGGTGGAACGGACCCACCGGTGGGCGGTGCGGTGCCTGGCCGAACACCGCCGCCTCAGCATCGAACGCGCGGGCAAGCCGGCGCAGGCGCTGTTCGGGGTGGTGCAGGGCGCGCAGTACGAGGACCTGCGCCGGCAGGCCACCAAGGGGCTCGTCGGCATCGTCGACGAGGACGGGCACGGCTTCGACGGCTACGGCATCGGTGGCGCCCTCGAGAAACAGAACCTGGCGACCATCGTCGGCTGGGTCACCGACGAACTGCCCGCCGACAAACCACGGCATCTGCTCGGCATCAGTGAGCCCGATGATCTGTTCGCCGCCATCGAAGCCGGCGCCGACACCTTCGACTGTGTGTCGCCGTCGCGGGTCGCCCGCAACGCCGCGATGTACTCGGCGACCGGTCGCTTCAACATCACCAACGCCCGGTTCAAGCGCGACTTCAATCCCATTGACGCCGAATGCGATTGCTACACGTGCGCCAACTACACCCGGGCGTATCTGCATCATCTGTTCAAGGCCAAGGAGATTCTGGCGTCCACGCTGGGCACCATCCACAACGAGCGCTTCATCATCCGGCTCGTCGACCAGATCCGCGCTGCGATCATCGCCGGTGAGTTCGACGAGCTGCGGGACCACGTGCTGGGGCGCTATTACGGGTCCCGATAG
- a CDS encoding cytochrome P450 — protein MTGAPGVIDPQTLLLGLMDPGNRADPYPLYERFLEAGPLALPDANLVVFPGFAECDEVLRHPASANDRLKSTVTQKQIAAGQRPARPFGEPGFLFLDPPDHTRLRGLAQKAFAPKVIKALEADIVTMVDGLLDGVTGTMDVVADLAYPLPVAVICRLLGVPMADEPLFSRASALLAGGLDPFVAAGDEPAEDNTDLMEAGLWLRGYLRELIEERRSSPGEDLISALIAAEEDGDQLTSEEIVATCNLLLIAGHETTVNLIANAALAMLRNPRHWAALAADPSRASTIVEETLRFDPPVQLTSRVAVEDIEIGGVAVPKGDIMMLLLAAAQRDPRMYDRPGEFDPDRGVIKHLAFGKGPHFCLGAPLARLEASVALSALAARFPDAQLAGESVYKPNLTLRGLATLPVTV, from the coding sequence ATGACTGGTGCACCTGGAGTGATCGACCCGCAAACGCTGCTTCTCGGGTTGATGGATCCGGGCAACCGGGCTGACCCGTACCCGCTGTACGAACGATTCCTCGAGGCCGGGCCGCTGGCGCTGCCCGACGCGAACCTGGTCGTGTTTCCCGGTTTCGCCGAGTGTGACGAGGTGCTGCGGCACCCGGCATCGGCCAACGACCGGTTGAAGTCGACGGTGACGCAGAAGCAGATCGCCGCAGGGCAGCGGCCGGCCCGCCCGTTCGGTGAGCCGGGCTTCCTGTTCCTCGATCCGCCGGATCACACCCGGCTGCGCGGGTTGGCGCAGAAGGCGTTCGCGCCCAAGGTGATCAAGGCCCTCGAGGCCGACATCGTGACCATGGTCGACGGGCTGCTCGACGGCGTGACGGGCACGATGGATGTGGTGGCCGACCTGGCCTATCCGCTGCCGGTGGCGGTGATCTGCCGGCTGCTCGGTGTGCCGATGGCGGACGAGCCGCTGTTCAGCCGGGCGTCGGCGCTGCTGGCAGGTGGGCTGGACCCCTTCGTGGCAGCGGGTGACGAGCCGGCGGAGGACAACACGGACCTCATGGAGGCCGGTCTGTGGCTGCGCGGGTATCTGCGGGAGCTCATCGAGGAGCGGCGCAGCTCGCCGGGGGAGGACCTGATCTCCGCGCTGATCGCCGCTGAGGAGGACGGCGACCAACTCACTTCCGAAGAGATCGTGGCGACCTGCAATCTGCTGCTGATCGCGGGGCACGAGACGACAGTGAACCTGATCGCCAACGCCGCGCTGGCGATGCTGCGCAACCCGCGGCACTGGGCGGCGCTGGCAGCCGATCCGTCGCGAGCGTCCACGATCGTCGAGGAGACGTTGAGGTTCGATCCGCCGGTGCAACTGACCAGCCGCGTCGCCGTCGAGGACATCGAGATCGGTGGCGTGGCGGTGCCCAAGGGCGACATCATGATGCTGCTTCTGGCTGCCGCACAACGGGATCCGCGCATGTACGACCGGCCCGGCGAATTCGACCCGGACCGCGGCGTGATCAAGCACCTGGCCTTCGGCAAGGGCCCGCACTTCTGTCTCGGCGCGCCGCTGGCCCGGTTGGAGGCGTCTGTGGCGCTGTCGGCGCTGGCGGCACGATTCCCCGACGCGCAGTTGGCGGGTGAATCGGTTTACAAGCCCAACCTGACGCTGCGGGGCCTGGCGACCCTGCCGGTCACCGTCTGA
- a CDS encoding helix-turn-helix transcriptional regulator has protein sequence MAQLHTMFEATGGAALVLADGVSRAPQSVTIPTDALAEYAEYYRHIDYLLEAVENGPVGYVHSCQELAELQPQAEFLMDWMRPHRLDDGLFVRLTDGPQPATWLVATEKRSDPFDTPDRVHLTEALVPHFQRALRIQHDLSAATHQIRNISSAMDNVTRIGMAVVDCTLSVRYLNTAAENIVRRHDGLTIREGSFEFAHPPADAALRHGINAALGQTGSVVRGGTSLLCPRPSGLRPYVIHVLPFQHVTAPLAESRALVLILDPERHPEPDTEMLRRLYGLTTAEAAVAIRLIQGDGIKPIAESMCLSAGTVRTHVQHIFDKTGTHRQAELVRTLLAISL, from the coding sequence ATGGCCCAACTCCACACCATGTTCGAGGCAACCGGTGGGGCTGCCCTGGTATTGGCCGATGGCGTGAGCCGCGCACCCCAGAGCGTCACCATCCCGACCGACGCCCTGGCCGAGTACGCCGAGTACTACCGTCACATCGACTACCTCCTCGAGGCCGTCGAGAACGGGCCCGTCGGGTATGTGCACAGCTGCCAGGAACTCGCCGAGCTGCAGCCGCAGGCAGAGTTCCTCATGGACTGGATGCGGCCGCACCGACTCGACGACGGGCTGTTCGTCCGCCTGACCGATGGACCGCAGCCTGCCACCTGGCTCGTCGCCACCGAGAAACGTTCCGACCCGTTCGACACCCCGGACCGCGTCCACCTCACAGAGGCACTGGTCCCCCACTTCCAGCGCGCATTGCGCATCCAGCACGACCTCAGCGCGGCCACCCATCAAATCCGGAACATCTCGTCGGCGATGGACAACGTCACGCGCATCGGGATGGCCGTCGTGGACTGCACGTTGTCGGTGCGATACCTGAACACCGCGGCCGAGAACATCGTCCGCCGGCACGACGGATTGACCATCCGGGAAGGCTCGTTCGAGTTCGCGCACCCGCCCGCCGACGCAGCGCTGCGCCACGGCATCAACGCCGCACTCGGGCAGACCGGATCGGTGGTGCGGGGCGGCACCTCGCTGTTGTGCCCGCGCCCATCGGGCCTGCGCCCGTACGTGATTCACGTGCTGCCGTTCCAGCACGTGACGGCTCCGCTCGCCGAATCGCGGGCGCTGGTGCTCATCCTCGATCCCGAGCGACACCCGGAACCGGACACCGAGATGCTGCGCCGCCTGTACGGGTTGACGACGGCCGAAGCGGCAGTGGCCATCAGGCTGATACAGGGCGACGGCATCAAGCCCATCGCCGAGAGCATGTGCCTGTCTGCCGGCACTGTCCGAACCCACGTGCAACACATCTTCGACAAGACGGGCACCCACCGCCAGGCCGAGCTCGTGCGCACGCTGCTCGCCATATCCCTGTAG
- a CDS encoding FAD-dependent oxidoreductase, giving the protein MGNDTTGPGIQRCDVCIVGAGIAGLNALFTTSQYLSPGQRVILLDRRHRPGGMWVDTYDYVRLHQPHPFFTVGNIGWTLGAEPSHLATKHEVLAHFDHCLDVLRRRIAVDEYYGWTMQSDAEADGVVRIQCASDDGRSMVIEAKHLIKATAADVEPNDPLPVSSTSVHSVSPNYCDMRGGDIDASGAPVWVIGSGKTAMDTAYALITRHPGREVNLLAGSGTYFAHRDRLFPTGGKRWWGGLTFNALVDDLTRLFDGTNEEEVARRWRERCGVWVTPETGNFLLGLLSTAERDAIAAGLADIVMDHFVDAVDRDGRTELQLRSGAVREIDPDSWIVNCTGYLLKRSGPYEPYASPSGRVLSLNSRAATLHLTTFMGYFLPHLMFTGQLTEVPLYELDMIDLRRKCNAVFPHTLMTLALHNLSLLTDALPAKVFQDCGLDFAKWYPMPRQLVGTAQFLATHRRRRPHLQRTLDTVARRFDVHCAPLERNSARLLSQ; this is encoded by the coding sequence ATGGGCAACGACACCACCGGACCTGGAATCCAGCGCTGCGACGTCTGCATCGTCGGGGCCGGAATCGCCGGTCTGAACGCCCTTTTCACCACCTCCCAGTACCTGTCGCCGGGTCAGCGGGTGATCCTGCTGGACCGTCGGCACCGACCGGGCGGCATGTGGGTCGACACCTACGACTACGTGCGCCTGCACCAGCCACACCCGTTCTTCACCGTCGGGAACATCGGGTGGACACTGGGCGCCGAACCGTCGCACCTGGCCACCAAACACGAAGTGCTGGCGCACTTCGACCATTGCCTCGACGTGCTGCGCCGGCGCATCGCGGTGGACGAATATTACGGCTGGACAATGCAATCCGATGCCGAGGCCGACGGCGTGGTCCGCATCCAATGTGCTTCCGACGACGGCCGGAGCATGGTCATCGAAGCCAAGCATCTGATCAAGGCCACCGCAGCCGACGTCGAACCGAACGACCCGCTGCCGGTGTCCAGCACCAGCGTCCACTCGGTGTCACCGAACTACTGCGACATGCGCGGCGGTGACATCGACGCCAGCGGCGCGCCGGTGTGGGTGATCGGCAGCGGCAAGACCGCGATGGACACCGCGTACGCACTGATCACCCGTCACCCCGGACGCGAGGTGAATCTGCTGGCCGGTTCGGGAACCTACTTCGCGCACCGCGACCGCCTGTTCCCGACCGGCGGCAAGCGATGGTGGGGTGGACTGACGTTCAATGCCTTGGTCGACGACCTGACGCGGCTGTTCGACGGCACCAACGAAGAAGAAGTGGCCCGCCGCTGGCGGGAACGCTGCGGGGTGTGGGTGACGCCCGAGACCGGCAATTTCCTGCTCGGGTTGTTGTCGACGGCGGAGCGCGACGCCATCGCCGCCGGTCTGGCCGACATTGTCATGGACCATTTCGTGGATGCCGTCGATCGCGACGGGCGGACCGAACTGCAGTTGCGCAGCGGCGCCGTCCGGGAGATCGATCCGGACAGCTGGATCGTCAACTGCACCGGGTACCTGCTGAAGCGTTCGGGGCCGTACGAGCCCTACGCGTCGCCCAGCGGCCGGGTGCTGTCATTGAACAGCAGGGCGGCGACACTGCATCTGACGACGTTCATGGGCTACTTCCTGCCCCATCTGATGTTCACCGGCCAACTCACCGAGGTGCCGCTCTACGAGCTCGACATGATCGACCTGCGGCGCAAGTGCAACGCGGTGTTCCCCCACACCTTGATGACGCTGGCGCTGCACAATCTCAGCCTCTTGACGGATGCTTTGCCCGCCAAGGTTTTTCAGGACTGCGGGCTGGACTTCGCGAAGTGGTATCCGATGCCACGTCAGCTCGTCGGGACGGCCCAGTTCCTGGCAACCCACCGCCGTCGGCGTCCGCACCTGCAGCGCACCCTGGATACCGTCGCGCGGCGGTTCGACGTCCACTGCGCCCCGCTCGAGAGGAACAGCGCACGCCTACTCAGCCAGTGA
- a CDS encoding LuxR family transcriptional regulator → MLGNRLDEPRVIGEFLAPSRWPAALLLEGEAGIGKTTLWLSVIDQARTSGVRVLSARTAAAESVLAYAALADLLGAVDAAVLTDLPAPQRIAMDRVLLRGAGDDDEATDPRAVAAGFLSVIERLADESPVIIAIDDLQWLDTSSRQVVAFAARRLVGRVAVVGTVRTESLHGAAVSWLQLPRADAITRIQLSPLSLGKLHGLLAERLGLSLPRPTMVRIHEISGGNPFYALELARTIGTPASTGEMSWPGSLAELVQDRIGSVGADAREALLVVACAATPSVELVARVRDLPADGVVALLEDAEANGIVGIEGQRIRFTHPLLAAGVYAAATPAQRRATHRRLAAAIDDPELHARHLALSVTRGDPHTLEALDIAAERALIRGAPAAAAELLDLAAGLGGDTPERRIRQASHHYNAGDADRARSLLNRTVGEAVPGPVRAQAFSLLGAIEIVDRSHSGAARLLERALDEAAADLAARVQILVPMSFALYNIDQHALAARRIDEATDCATRLGQPGLLSQALSMRTLVRFWLGEGVDEESLQRAIDLDDGDAATSAFFLPRMHRATLWSCTGKLDAARAEFRAIRQQCIDGGVETDQNFVAINAVHNEIWRGDLAAATLLADDAMERAVHLGGFHHTAALVMRARCAAYAGREDTARDAVRDVLATVPLSECFILTGWAIMALGFLDLSLGNYDAALAALEPLLSTFAQRPEATEIYVAEWVPDAVEALVGLGRLAEAESLVVALEANGRRLGRGWMLAVGGRCRALVLGALGRVDEAVAVAECALVEHDGLWMPFERARTVLVLGQLQRRQRRRAVAVVTLQEALGAFEGLGTPLWAEQARRALGRIDERSDRGAVLTASERRIAELVASGMSNREVAAKLFVSAKTVEVHLSRIYRKLGIRSRAELGWRITRPEPTS, encoded by the coding sequence GTGCTGGGAAATCGCCTGGACGAGCCGCGAGTGATCGGCGAGTTCCTGGCCCCGTCACGGTGGCCCGCCGCCTTGCTCCTGGAGGGTGAGGCCGGCATCGGGAAGACGACGCTGTGGTTGTCGGTGATCGATCAGGCACGCACCTCGGGTGTCCGGGTGTTGTCGGCGCGTACGGCTGCGGCGGAGTCGGTGTTGGCCTACGCCGCACTTGCCGATCTGTTGGGCGCCGTCGATGCCGCCGTGTTGACGGATTTGCCTGCCCCGCAGCGGATCGCGATGGACCGGGTGTTGTTGCGCGGGGCGGGTGACGATGACGAGGCGACGGATCCGCGGGCGGTGGCGGCCGGCTTCCTGTCGGTGATCGAGCGGCTGGCTGATGAGTCGCCGGTGATCATCGCGATCGACGATCTGCAATGGCTGGACACCTCGAGCCGGCAGGTGGTGGCTTTCGCCGCGCGGCGACTGGTGGGCCGGGTCGCCGTGGTCGGTACGGTCCGCACCGAATCTCTACACGGTGCCGCGGTGTCGTGGCTGCAGCTGCCGAGAGCGGACGCGATCACCCGGATCCAGTTGTCGCCCCTGAGCCTTGGGAAATTGCACGGTCTGCTCGCCGAGCGGCTGGGGCTGAGTCTGCCCCGGCCCACCATGGTCCGGATTCACGAGATTTCCGGTGGCAACCCGTTCTATGCGCTCGAACTGGCCCGCACGATCGGTACTCCGGCGTCGACAGGCGAGATGTCATGGCCGGGCTCGCTCGCCGAGTTGGTCCAGGACAGGATCGGCAGCGTCGGCGCTGACGCGCGCGAGGCGTTGTTGGTGGTGGCGTGTGCTGCCACCCCGTCGGTGGAACTTGTTGCCCGCGTGAGGGATTTGCCGGCGGACGGCGTCGTGGCGCTGTTGGAGGACGCCGAGGCCAATGGGATCGTCGGGATCGAGGGGCAGCGAATTCGCTTCACGCACCCGCTGTTGGCGGCCGGGGTCTATGCTGCCGCGACCCCGGCGCAACGGCGTGCGACGCATCGCCGGCTGGCTGCGGCCATCGACGATCCGGAGCTGCACGCCCGTCATCTCGCGCTCTCGGTCACGCGGGGCGATCCGCACACGCTGGAAGCCCTGGACATCGCCGCGGAGAGAGCGCTCATCCGGGGTGCCCCGGCCGCCGCGGCCGAATTGCTCGATCTGGCAGCCGGACTCGGCGGCGACACCCCCGAGCGCCGGATCCGCCAGGCGAGCCACCACTACAACGCCGGCGACGCCGACCGCGCCCGATCGCTGCTCAATCGGACGGTGGGAGAAGCTGTCCCGGGACCGGTTCGGGCGCAAGCGTTCAGCTTGCTCGGCGCCATCGAGATCGTCGATCGAAGTCACAGCGGGGCAGCTCGACTGCTCGAGCGTGCTCTCGATGAGGCCGCAGCCGATCTGGCGGCGCGGGTGCAGATCTTGGTGCCGATGTCGTTTGCGCTCTACAACATCGACCAGCACGCGCTCGCGGCACGCCGAATCGACGAAGCCACCGATTGTGCAACCCGGCTCGGGCAGCCCGGGTTGCTGAGTCAGGCGCTGAGCATGCGGACCTTGGTGCGATTCTGGCTGGGCGAGGGCGTCGACGAGGAAAGTCTGCAGCGGGCAATCGATTTGGACGACGGAGACGCGGCCACGTCGGCATTCTTCCTGCCCCGCATGCACAGGGCCACCTTGTGGTCGTGCACCGGGAAACTCGATGCGGCACGCGCCGAGTTCCGCGCCATCAGGCAGCAGTGCATCGACGGCGGAGTGGAGACCGACCAGAACTTTGTCGCGATCAACGCCGTCCACAACGAGATCTGGCGCGGGGACCTTGCCGCCGCCACGCTGCTGGCAGACGACGCCATGGAACGCGCCGTGCATCTCGGCGGCTTCCACCACACCGCGGCCCTGGTCATGCGCGCGCGGTGCGCCGCGTATGCGGGGAGGGAGGACACCGCGCGTGACGCGGTCCGCGACGTCCTTGCCACCGTGCCCCTGTCCGAGTGCTTCATCTTGACCGGATGGGCGATCATGGCCCTCGGCTTCCTGGACCTCTCGCTGGGCAACTACGACGCCGCGCTGGCCGCGCTCGAGCCGTTGTTGTCGACCTTCGCGCAGCGGCCCGAGGCGACGGAGATTTACGTCGCCGAGTGGGTGCCTGATGCGGTGGAGGCGTTGGTGGGGTTGGGTCGATTGGCTGAGGCCGAGTCGTTGGTGGTGGCTTTGGAGGCCAATGGTCGGCGGTTGGGTCGTGGGTGGATGTTGGCGGTCGGTGGGCGGTGCCGGGCTCTGGTGTTGGGTGCGCTGGGCCGTGTGGATGAGGCGGTGGCGGTCGCTGAGTGTGCGTTGGTCGAGCATGACGGGTTGTGGATGCCTTTTGAGCGGGCGCGCACGGTGTTGGTGTTGGGGCAGTTGCAGCGTCGTCAGCGTCGGCGGGCGGTGGCGGTGGTGACGTTGCAGGAGGCGTTGGGGGCGTTCGAGGGGCTGGGTACGCCGTTGTGGGCGGAGCAGGCGCGGCGTGCGTTGGGTCGGATCGATGAGCGGTCTGATCGGGGTGCGGTGCTGACGGCGTCGGAGCGTCGGATTGCCGAGTTGGTGGCGTCGGGGATGAGTAATCGTGAGGTGGCGGCGAAGTTGTTCGTCAGTGCCAAGACGGTGGAGGTGCACTTGTCCCGGATTTATCGGAAGTTGGGGATCCGGTCGCGGGCCGAACTCGGTTGGCGCATCACGCGGCCCGAACCGACGTCCTGA
- a CDS encoding SDR family NAD(P)-dependent oxidoreductase yields MPSVLVTGAGRGIGLAITQHLAATGWDVIAGVRTKADAAAVVALAPQRISAVILDVTSDEDVAALSAALPDRLDAVVNNAGIVVAGPVETLTPADWRKQLDVNVVGQFAVTAAVLPKLRESRGRVVFISSVNGQLSTPMVGAYAASKFALEAGAEALRIEMRPWGVPVVVVEPAQTDTDMWRKADDMVAELESGVSPAHHALYSRHIAGFKKTVPLSQKMAVDPAKVVAVVEEALTARRPRPRYIVGLGPKLQAALMTNIPASVRGFLLAQVFGVPRRV; encoded by the coding sequence ATGCCTTCAGTTCTCGTCACCGGTGCCGGCCGCGGTATCGGGCTGGCCATCACCCAGCACCTCGCCGCCACCGGGTGGGATGTCATCGCCGGAGTCCGCACCAAGGCCGACGCCGCCGCGGTCGTGGCGCTGGCACCGCAACGGATTTCGGCGGTGATCCTCGATGTCACCTCCGACGAGGATGTCGCGGCGCTGTCGGCGGCGTTGCCGGACCGGCTGGACGCCGTGGTGAACAACGCCGGCATCGTGGTCGCCGGTCCCGTCGAGACGCTGACCCCCGCGGACTGGCGGAAGCAGTTGGACGTCAACGTGGTCGGTCAGTTCGCCGTGACGGCGGCGGTGCTGCCCAAGTTGCGGGAGTCCCGAGGCCGCGTGGTGTTCATCTCCAGCGTCAACGGCCAGCTGTCGACACCGATGGTGGGTGCCTACGCGGCGTCCAAGTTCGCACTGGAGGCCGGTGCCGAAGCGCTGCGCATCGAGATGCGGCCGTGGGGTGTTCCGGTCGTGGTCGTGGAGCCCGCTCAGACCGATACGGACATGTGGCGCAAGGCCGACGACATGGTCGCCGAACTGGAGTCGGGAGTCTCGCCCGCGCATCACGCGCTGTACAGCCGGCATATCGCCGGCTTCAAGAAGACGGTGCCGCTGTCGCAGAAGATGGCCGTCGACCCGGCGAAAGTCGTTGCGGTGGTGGAGGAAGCGCTCACCGCCCGGCGGCCCAGGCCGCGGTACATCGTCGGGCTGGGACCCAAGTTGCAGGCCGCGCTCATGACGAACATCCCGGCATCGGTACGCGGGTTCTTGCTGGCCCAGGTCTTCGGAGTGCCGCGGCGGGTGTAG
- a CDS encoding lipoprotein LpqH: MKRGLVVAVAGAAVLAAGLTGCSKDDKKSSGSSATASASASSAAGNSTAGSGTAKVSIDGKAQDVQGQIGCTTAAGNVVIAIGNASGGLGVTLTDADPPVVKTVGLGAVNGVTLGYTDGVPGGEAKATKDGKTYKVSGTATGVDMANPMEPTKKPFEIEVTCP; encoded by the coding sequence ATGAAGCGTGGTTTGGTTGTCGCGGTCGCTGGTGCCGCGGTTCTGGCCGCCGGCCTGACCGGCTGTTCCAAGGACGACAAGAAGTCGTCCGGCTCGTCGGCCACCGCGTCGGCCTCGGCGTCGTCGGCTGCGGGTAACTCCACCGCAGGCTCCGGCACCGCAAAGGTCAGCATCGACGGCAAGGCCCAGGACGTTCAGGGCCAGATCGGCTGCACCACGGCGGCCGGCAACGTGGTCATCGCCATCGGCAACGCCTCGGGCGGCCTGGGCGTCACCCTGACCGACGCCGACCCGCCCGTCGTCAAGACCGTCGGCCTGGGCGCGGTCAACGGCGTGACGCTGGGCTACACCGACGGTGTCCCCGGCGGCGAGGCCAAGGCCACCAAGGACGGCAAGACCTACAAGGTCAGCGGCACCGCCACCGGCGTCGACATGGCCAACCCGATGGAGCCCACCAAGAAGCCCTTCGAGATCGAGGTGACCTGCCCCTAG